A single window of Thalassomonas viridans DNA harbors:
- a CDS encoding ATP-binding protein → MTRAVEQLRLKPAQLTAILSEHLFSLPAASAEVEQGFVGHERAKEALDFGLSMDALGFNVFAMGEPGTGRQTLIKQMLTALASERQTPAEWCYINNFDEVHAPFKLYVSPGDGKLLLKRMNTFIDELLDLFPEVFDNPGYQRRKAAIDREFNQKYDEAIAVVEETALKHNVVLFEENGEIGFSQMVDGKPLNDKEFAEQDEEKRAEFYLLLSKLEALLSEQLIELPLWKRTSSDKVRKLKYETAEQAVKPLLKELEHEFASNLGVLKYLSKVKSHVVDTVLEILVDEGSESQNDKEARKLMVEQFLPNLLVPREAGEGAPVVYEQNPTYQNLFGHIDFASFQGSNYTSYRLIRPGALHKANGGYLLLDAEKLLSQPLIWSRLKLALKTQEISIENPYSEFSQPGLYSLQPEKIPLQVKVILLGDADIYYTLQEYDQEFTELFRVLADFDRHLVNNDDNLVAYANLIRQRAKQNSYPEVTDAAMVELVRYGLRRAEHQHKISANIVQVNDLLDEANYLWKKHDGDGELTAEFVEMALAAKQRRTGRMSETWLSEIKERQVLISTEGKQVGKVNGLTVLEIGDSVFGTPARITATVYAGSQGVTDIEREVDLGKPIHSKGVLLLTGYLGHKYGQGFPVSISANIAIEQSYGHIDGDSASMAELCALVSAITHLPIDQGIAITGSINQHGEVQSIGGVNEKIEGFYRLCKDKGLTGNQGVIVPMTNIVNLMLASDVIEAVEQGKFSIWAVEDINQALEVLMDTPAGEMSKTGRYPRKSIHGMVLDKLSAFADILDGGDE, encoded by the coding sequence ATGACCCGAGCCGTTGAGCAATTACGTCTTAAGCCAGCACAGTTAACTGCTATTTTATCTGAACACTTATTTTCTTTGCCCGCGGCCAGCGCCGAAGTGGAACAGGGCTTTGTCGGCCATGAACGCGCCAAGGAAGCGCTGGATTTTGGTTTGTCTATGGATGCCCTGGGCTTTAACGTTTTTGCCATGGGAGAGCCGGGTACCGGCCGCCAGACCTTAATCAAGCAGATGCTGACCGCCCTGGCGAGCGAGCGCCAGACCCCGGCGGAGTGGTGTTATATCAACAATTTTGACGAGGTGCATGCACCGTTTAAGCTGTACGTCAGCCCGGGAGACGGCAAGCTGTTGCTCAAACGCATGAATACCTTTATCGACGAACTGCTCGATCTTTTTCCCGAGGTCTTTGACAACCCCGGCTACCAGAGACGAAAAGCCGCCATCGACCGGGAGTTCAATCAGAAATACGACGAAGCCATTGCCGTGGTGGAAGAGACGGCGTTAAAACACAATGTGGTTTTGTTTGAAGAAAACGGTGAAATCGGTTTTTCCCAGATGGTGGATGGCAAGCCGCTAAACGATAAGGAATTTGCCGAGCAGGATGAGGAAAAAAGGGCGGAGTTTTACCTTTTGTTGAGCAAGCTCGAAGCCTTGCTGTCGGAGCAACTGATCGAGTTGCCGCTGTGGAAAAGAACTTCTTCGGATAAAGTCAGGAAATTAAAATATGAAACCGCCGAGCAGGCGGTAAAACCCCTGCTAAAAGAGCTGGAGCATGAATTTGCCAGCAATTTGGGGGTGCTGAAGTATCTGTCGAAGGTAAAAAGCCATGTGGTGGATACCGTGCTGGAAATCCTGGTGGATGAAGGGAGCGAAAGCCAGAACGACAAGGAAGCGCGCAAGCTGATGGTGGAGCAGTTCCTGCCTAATCTACTGGTGCCGCGGGAAGCCGGCGAAGGGGCGCCTGTGGTTTATGAGCAAAACCCCACCTACCAGAACCTGTTCGGCCATATCGACTTTGCCAGTTTCCAGGGCAGCAATTATACCAGCTACCGTTTGATCCGCCCGGGGGCACTGCATAAGGCCAACGGCGGCTACCTCTTGTTGGATGCGGAAAAGCTGCTGAGCCAGCCGCTGATCTGGTCCAGGTTAAAACTGGCGCTAAAAACCCAGGAAATCAGCATAGAAAACCCGTATTCGGAATTCAGCCAGCCGGGCCTGTACAGTTTGCAGCCGGAAAAAATTCCCCTGCAGGTAAAAGTGATCTTACTCGGCGATGCCGATATTTATTACACCCTGCAGGAATATGATCAGGAGTTTACCGAGCTGTTCCGGGTACTGGCGGACTTTGACCGCCATTTGGTGAACAATGACGACAACCTGGTGGCCTATGCCAATTTAATCCGCCAGCGGGCAAAGCAAAACAGTTACCCCGAGGTCACCGACGCCGCCATGGTGGAGCTGGTGCGTTACGGTTTAAGGCGGGCGGAACACCAGCATAAGATATCCGCCAATATCGTTCAGGTAAACGATCTGCTCGACGAAGCTAACTACCTGTGGAAGAAACATGACGGCGACGGCGAATTAACCGCCGAATTCGTGGAAATGGCGCTGGCAGCGAAACAGCGCCGCACCGGGCGCATGAGCGAAACCTGGCTCAGTGAAATCAAAGAGCGCCAGGTGCTGATCAGCACCGAAGGCAAGCAGGTGGGTAAGGTCAACGGCCTGACGGTGCTGGAAATCGGCGACAGCGTATTCGGTACGCCTGCCAGGATCACCGCCACCGTTTATGCCGGCAGCCAGGGGGTGACGGATATCGAGCGGGAAGTGGACTTAGGCAAACCTATCCACTCCAAGGGGGTCTTGTTGCTGACCGGTTACCTGGGGCATAAATACGGCCAGGGTTTCCCGGTATCGATTTCCGCCAATATCGCCATAGAACAGTCTTACGGCCATATTGACGGCGACAGTGCCTCCATGGCCGAGCTGTGCGCCCTGGTATCTGCCATCACCCATTTGCCGATAGATCAGGGCATAGCCATTACCGGCTCCATCAACCAGCACGGTGAAGTGCAGTCTATCGGCGGTGTAAACGAGAAGATCGAAGGCTTCTATCGCCTGTGTAAAGACAAGGGCCTGACCGGCAACCAGGGGGTGATAGTGCCCATGACCAATATTGTCAACCTGATGCTGGCCTCGGATGTTATCGAGGCGGTAGAGCAGGGAAAATTCTCTATCTGGGCGGTGGAAGATATTAACCAGGCACTGGAGGTACTGATGGATACCCCGGCGGGTGAAATGAGCAAAACCGGCCGTTACCCGAGAAAGTCCATTCACGGTATGGTACTGGATAAGCTTTCGGCTTTTGCCGATATTCTCGATGGCGGGGATGAATAA